Proteins encoded in a region of the Bacteroidota bacterium genome:
- a CDS encoding DUF4249 domain-containing protein → MKNIYFALIFVTTAFFFSCEKTEDIDDFPLVTPQLVLNCMFSPDSSWEFQLSKSLSVLDNAEIEYLKNATVKLYKNNQLINTITETNKKTFYVLQNNTAEFGAKYKVEISRKGYKDISSTSTLPTMVEISGLTKSVKDSSTYWSQHGTWGELTGHINVKFNDSKAGDNYYMLSIFSIDTNTYYNYPDTTISYQEININYHINDETDNPAIEIQSEQEYIFSDKYFSGQSIEISAYIEDWNFTPNKTFVVVLYSLSREAYLYKRSLALYYERGENPFSEPVQVYGNIENGFGIFGGYTMDVKSITF, encoded by the coding sequence ATGAAAAATATATATTTTGCTTTAATATTTGTTACAACAGCTTTCTTTTTTTCTTGTGAAAAAACTGAGGATATTGATGACTTTCCTTTGGTAACACCTCAATTAGTTCTAAATTGTATGTTTTCCCCGGATAGCAGTTGGGAATTTCAGCTAAGTAAAAGTTTATCGGTTCTTGATAATGCTGAGATTGAATATTTAAAAAATGCAACAGTTAAGTTATACAAAAACAATCAACTAATAAATACAATTACAGAAACAAATAAAAAGACATTTTATGTTTTACAAAATAATACTGCTGAATTTGGGGCTAAATACAAAGTTGAAATTTCACGAAAAGGATATAAGGATATAAGCAGTACAAGTACTTTACCAACAATGGTTGAAATATCAGGACTTACTAAAAGTGTGAAAGATTCTTCTACTTATTGGAGTCAACATGGCACTTGGGGTGAATTAACAGGGCATATCAATGTGAAGTTCAATGATTCTAAAGCTGGTGATAATTATTATATGCTTTCAATTTTTTCAATTGATACAAATACTTATTATAATTACCCTGACACAACAATTAGTTATCAAGAAATAAATATAAATTATCACATTAATGATGAAACAGATAATCCTGCAATAGAAATTCAATCCGAACAAGAATATATTTTTTCTGATAAATATTTTAGCGGACAAAGTATTGAGATTTCTGCTTATATAGAGGATTGGAATTTTACACCGAACAAAACATTCGTTGTAGTTTTATACTCGCTAAGCAGAGAAGCCTATCTTTACAAACGAAGTTTAGCATTGTACTACGAAAGAGGTGAAAATCCATTTTCAGAGCCGGTTCAGGTTTATGGAAATATTGAAAATGGTTTTGGTATTTTTGGAGGTTATACAATGGATGTAAAAAGTATTACTTTTTAA